In one Brienomyrus brachyistius isolate T26 chromosome 12, BBRACH_0.4, whole genome shotgun sequence genomic region, the following are encoded:
- the larp7 gene encoding la-related protein 7 isoform X1, which produces MAAGLQLGGQTEPSLRVLRQCRVVLVDQLEEHIGSLLEQLLLRDVFTRDDREEVLCEGGPRAQVRKTLDIVDCKGEEAAAEFRLLCSRLKEPGPVKQQQPDNYSKLIQRHKQTLKRRSEYMLYYNTRHGEKILFSEHYINLLLMKGHRSLELKKHEIVAFGQQRISLQCHAFEQKVIKSTDLFSDTAGSRPAKKILVTGVAGIGKTVLVQKILSDFGNNQAHLGFDFVIHLTFRDLNLIKQPISLRELLLQKNGHLAKEMDTILSNEDKLLIVLDGFDEFRHYRECEVEEFVTEPDEKEEVVKVLSSLMQSELLPEASVLLTSRPTAISHIPIGCIDYFVLLTGFSMAEIEDFFLRYFEEQTLALKMFNFVKANNPLLTLCYIPAFCYIVCTVLNDSDGFSSGTPKTMTDVYTQYLVALLRSHSRPRLGLPHANAERSEQLSETISSLGRIAYVKLLSHETLFYGHSAEIQQLANSDLISAFLDKTLAQEPGCMEDVYSFAHFTIQEFFAALYYTLGDQLSMDVLDPSTDIGQEMSFGYLDLFKRFLSGLLAERNWNLLSRYLLLERSQKAEAYLPGLLTEIENFCENGSHILNQLHCFFEQQNDSLAKQIHAKVLRVNISNNTLCPMDYTVLKYFLNLMDGEISELDLTATNITSESLRDLKPYLLRCENLWIGENNLDTEAVHVLAEILQSTSKLLILGIGWTHITDDKMLILTQAMKTNQTMTEIWMEGNQVTYQGLSPFTDPNSFTSLDKVVAIWNNISQEETDTLNSTFGDSRGSH; this is translated from the exons ATGGCGGCAGGATTGCAGCTCGGCGGCCAGACCGAGCCCAGCTTGAGGGTGCTGAGGCAGTGCAGGGTCGTGCTTGTAGACCAGCTGGAGGAGCACATCGGGTCCCTGCTGGAGCAGCTGCTGCTGAGGGACGTTTTCACCCGGGACGACCGGGAGGAAGTCCTGTGTGAGGGGGGACCTCGGGCCCAGGTCCGAAAAACGCTGGACATTGTGGACTGCAAGGGGGAGGAGGCCGCAGCAGAGTTTCGCCTTCTGTGCAGCCGCCTGAAGGAGCCTGGACCAGTGAAGCAGCAACAACCAGATA ACTACAGTAAACTGATACAAAGGCACAAACAGACCCTCAAACGGAGAAGTGAATATATGCTTTACTACAACACTCGCCATGGTGAGAAAATCCTCTTCTCTGAACACTACATCAATCTCTTGCTTATGAAAGGACATCGCAGCCTTGAGCTCAAAAAGCATGAAATTGTAGCTTTTGGACAACAGCGCATTTCCCTGCAGTGTCACGCATTTGAACAGAAAGTGATTAAATCGACAGACCTGTTTTCGGATACAGCTGGAAGCCGACCAGCCAAGAAGATTCTTGTAACGGGTGTAGCAGGTATTGGTAAAACGGTTCTGGTCCAGAAGATTCTGAGTGATTTTGGAAACAACCAGGCGCATTTGGGCTTTGACTTTGTTATCCACCTGACCTTCAGGGACCTAAATTTAATCAAACAGCCAATCAGCCTTCGGGAACTTCTTCTACAAAAAAATGGCCATCTTGCCAAGGAGATGGACACCATCCTGTCCAATGAAGACAAGCTGCTGATCGTGTTGGATGGGTTTGACGAGTTCAGGCATTACAGAGAGTGTGAGGTTGAGGAGTTTGTGACAGAGCCTGATGAGAAGGAAGAGGTGGTGAAGGTGCTGTCCAGTCTGATGCAGAGTGAGCTCCTTCCAGAGGCGTCTGTGCTGCTCACAAGTCGACCTACTGCCATTAGCCACATACCTATTGGCTGTATCGACTACTTTGTGCTCCTTACTGGCTTCTCCATGGCAGAAATTGAAGACTTTTTCCTCCGATACTTTGAAGAACAAACTCTTGCCCTGAAGATGTTCAATTTTGTAAAAGCTAACAATCCACTGCTGACCCTGTGCTATATACCTGCATTCTGCTACATTGTGTGCACCGTTTTGAATGACAGTGATGGCTTCTCTAGCGGGACGCCAAAAACCATGACCGACGTCTACACGCAGTACTTGGTGGCCCTGCTGCGGTCACACTctcggcccaggttggggttaCCCCACGCTAATGCTGAGAGGTCagaacaactgtctgagacgaTTTCCAGCTTGGGCAGGATAGCCTATGTCAAACTTCTGAGTCACGAGACCCTCTTCTACGGTCACAGTGCTGAGATCCAGCAGCTGGCAAACAGTGATTTGATCAGTGCGTTTTTGGATAAGACATTAGCTCAAGAGCCTGGTTGCATGGAAGACGTGTACTCATTTGCACATTTCACCATCCAGGAATTTTTCGCAGCTCTCTACTACACCCTGGGAGATCAACTCTCAATGGACGTCCTTGACCCCAGTACTGACATTGGTCAAGAGATGAGCTTTGGGTATCTTGACCTGTTCAAGAGGTTCCTCTCAGGGCTGCTTGCCGAGCGTAACTGGAACCTCCTCTCGCGATACCTGCTGCTGGAGAGGAGTCAAAAAGCAGAGGCCTATCTGCCTGGTTTGCTGACAGAGATTGAGAACTTCTGTGAAAATGGGAGCCACATACTAAATCAGCTCCACTGTTTCTTTGAACAGCAAAATGACTCCCTGGCCAAGCAGATCCACGCCAAGGTGCTGCGTGTGAATATTAGCAACAACACCCTGTGCCCAATGGATTATACTGTGTTAAAGTACTTTTTGAACCTCATGGATGGTGAGATATCTGAACTGGATCTGACAGCAACCAATATCACCTCAGAGTCTCTGAGGGACTTAAAGCCATACCTGCTTAGGTGTGAGAACCTCTG GATTGGGGAAAATAATCTTGACACTGAAGCAGTCCATGTGCTTGCTGAGATTTTGCAGTCAACAAGCAAGCTACTGATCCTAGG CATTGGCTGGACTCACATTACAGATGACAAAATGCTGATTCTAACTCAAGCTATGAAAACAAATCAAACCATGACAGAGATATG GATGGAAGGAAACCAAGTGACATATCAAGGCCTGTCTCCATTTACTGATCCCAACTCATTCACCTCTCTAGATAAAGTTGT CGCCATTTGGAATAACATCAGTCAAGAGGAAACGGACACCCTCAACAGCACCTTTGGCGACTCACGG